From Suncus etruscus isolate mSunEtr1 chromosome 6, mSunEtr1.pri.cur, whole genome shotgun sequence, one genomic window encodes:
- the EBNA1BP2 gene encoding probable rRNA-processing protein EBP2, whose translation MDTPPLSGSDSDSDSEESLVTDKELQDAFSAGLLKPGLNVVLEGPKKAANDVNGLKHCLAEFKRELEWVERLDVTLGPVPEVGGSQPAPQNQDLKKAVDPEDDFQREMSFYRQAQAAVLAVLPRLHQLKIPTKRPTDYFAEMAKTDQQMQKIRQKLQAKQAAMEKSEKAKQLRALRKYGKKVQTEVLQKRQREKAHMMTTIKKYQKGFSDKLDFLEGDQKPVARNPKESAKGQQLKKGPSAKRRYKNQKFGYGGKKKGSKWNTRESYDDVSSFRAKKAHGKGIKRPGKKGSNKRPGKRTREKMKNRAR comes from the exons ATGGACACTCCCCCGCTCTCAGGTTCCGACTCGGATTCGGATTCGGAGGAGTCTCTCGTCACGGACAAAGAG TTGCAGGACGCCTTTTCCGCGGGACTCCTGAAACCGGGCCTCAACGTGGTCCTCGAGGGCCCCAAGAAGGCGGCCAACGACGTG AATGGCCTGAAGCATTGTCTGGCCGAATTCAAGCGGGAGCTGGAGTGGGTCGAAAGACTCGATGTGACTTTGGGGCCCGTGCCTGAAGTCGGCGGATCCCAGCCCGCCCCTCAGAACCAGGATCTGAAGAAAGCCGTGGACCCAGAAGATGACTTCCAGCGGGAGATGAGCTT CTACCGTCAGGCCCAGGCCGCAGTGCTTGCAGTATTGCCCCGACTCCATCAGCTCAAAATCCCTACTAAGCGGCCCACTGATTACTTTGCAGAGATGGCCAAAACTGACCAACAGATGCAGAAG ATTCGACAGAAGCTGCAGGCTAAACAGGCTGCCATGGAGAAATCTGAAAAGGCCAAGCAACTACGAGCACTTAGGAAATATGGAAAGAAG GTACAAACAGAGGTCCTTCAAAAGAGGCAGCGGGAGAAAGCACATATGATGACTACCATTAAAAAATACCAGAAAG GTTTCTCTGATAAACTGGATTTCCTTGAGGGAGACCAGAAACCTGTTGCACGGAACCCGAAGGAGAGCGCTAAAGGCCAGCAGCTGAAGAAGGG TCCCAGTGCCAAACGACGCTACAAAAATCAAAAGTTTGGTTATGGTGGCAAGAAAAAAGGTTCTAAGTGGAACACACGTGAGAGTTATGATGATGTATCGAGCTTCCGGGCCAAGAAAGCTCATGGCAAAGGCATTAAGAGACCTGGGAAGAAAGGATCTAAT aagagACCTGgaaaaagaacaagagagaaaatgaagaacaGAGCACGCTGA